The following is a genomic window from Vicinamibacterales bacterium.
CAGGCGCGCGGTGGGGCTACCGGATGGGCAACGCGGAGGTCGTCGACTCGATGCTCAGCGAAGGACTGACCTGTTCGATCAACGGCTGCCACATGGGGATGACGGCGGAGGAAATCGCCAGACGCTTCACCGTCGGCCGCGTCGAGCAGGACGCCTTCGCGGCGGAGAGCCAGGCTCGTGCCGTACGGGCGGTCGCCTCCGGCGTCTTCGACAAGGAGATCGTCGCCGTCCCCGTTCCGCAGAGAAAGGGACCGCCGCTCGCCGTGACTCGCGACGAGTACCCACGCGCGGGCACGTCGGCCGAGACCCTCGCGGCGCTGAAGCCGGCGTTCACCAAGGGCGGCGCCGTCACTGCCGGAAACTCCTCAGGCATCAACGACGGCGCCGCGGCACTCGTCGTCGCGACCGAGTCATGGGCGAGGGCACACGGCCGGCGGCCACTGGCGCGGGTTCTCGCGTACTGCACAGTGGGCGTCGATCCGATGATCATGGGGATGGGCCCTGTGGAGGCGATGCGCCGCGCAGTCGCTCGCGCCGGGCTGACGCTCGACGATCTGGACGCGATTGAGTTGAACGAGGCGTTCGCGGCGCAATCGCTCGCGGTGATTCGGGAATTGAAGCTCGACCCGGACAAGGTCAACGTCCACGGCGGAGCCATCGCCCTTGGCCATCCGATCGGCGCGAGTGGCGCCCGGGTGCTGACGACGCTCGTCCATGTGTTGCAGGCAAGGGGGGGCGGCCGCGGGGCGGCATCGCTCTGCATCGGCGGCGGTATGGGCACCGCCATGGTTATCGAGGCCGCGTGAGAATCCGTCAGGACGCGTTCGACCGCATCGTCGCACACGCCGTTGAAGAGAAGCCGAATGAGTGCTGCGGGCTGCTGATCGGTAGCGCCACTCTGGTCCACGACGTGGTGCGGGCGCGGAATCTGCGCAAGAGCCCGACGAAGTTCCAGGTGGAGCCGGCCGACCACTTTGCCGCGGTCCGCCGGGCGCGCGCCGCGGGCCTCGAGGTAATCGGCGCCTACCATTCGCATCCCAACGGGCCATCCGGACCGTCGGAAACCGATCGCCTCCGCCTGGGTGATCCGACGCTGATCCACGTGATCGTGTCGCTGGCGCACGGCACGCGCACCGTCCGCGCGTTTCGCTTCAACGGGGAAGGTGCGTTCAGCCAGCTCGAGTTCGTACCGGTGCCGTAGTCGTCACGAGCATCGTTGTCATCCAGGGGCGCGTCGCCCCTCCGCCAGGTCGCCTAGCGACCGCCGTCGGAATCGCCGACGCCGGGGCGCACACGCACCATAGTGTTGCCGGCGATGACCGACTTGTCCTTCTTCTTCAGATGGAACTGCACCTGGTATTCACCCGCGCTGCGATAGGTGTGATCGGCGGTGAACCGCCGCTTGATCGACGACGTGCCGGCCACGAAGGGATCGCAGTCGGCGCTGTCGCTCGATCGGGTCTCATCGCCCCACACCCATTCGATTGAAGGGCAGTACAGTTCCTCGCTGTCGTTCGGACCGCCGTTGAGATCGGCCGTCACGACAACGCGCACCGGCGACATTCCCATCGCGGGATTCGCCTTGAGGGAAATCTTTGGTTTCTTGTCGTCCAAAGTTCCCGTCGACAACGCCACGGCGACGACGAGCGGCAGCGCGAGAGACTTCATAAAACCATTATAATCCCGCAGTTATGCCCACGATTCGGCTCTTTTCCGATGGCCCCGGTTCAACCGATACGGACCTGCTGGTGTTCCCGTTGTTCGAAGGCGAGACCATCGCCGACAGCGTCGCAGGGCTCGACGAGGCAACCGGCGGAGCGATCGCGCGTGCAGCCGCCAGCGGTGAGCTCCGAGGCCGCCTTTTCGACCTGTTTCTGACCCCGTCGGCGGGGAAGAGCTGGAAGGCTGACCGCGTCGCCGTGATTGGGGCAGGGAAGGCGGCCGACTTCACCACGGAACGTCTGCGCAAGGTGGCGTCGGCGGCGGCCCTCGCGGCCCGAACGAGACGCATCAAGCGGATTGCGTTCGTGCTGCGCGGGCGCTGGGACGGCTCGGAGGGGGCGCAAGCCGTGGCTGAAGGCCTGGTCCTCGCGGCGTTCAGCGGTGATCTCTATAAGAGCGGCGAACGGCAGGGTCCGCCGCCGGAGGAGCTGATCGTCGTCGCCGCCGCCGCCGCCGAGGACAAAGCGGCCACCGAAGCAGCCGTCCAACGCGGACGGATTCTCGGCGAGGCATCCAATTTCGCGCGCGAGCTCGCCAACGAGCCGTCGAACGTACTCACGCCCACTTCGTTCGCGGATCGCGCGGCCGCCGCCGGACGTGAAGCCGGACTCGCGGTGGAGATTCTGGACGAGCCCGCGATCGAGAAGCTGGGGATGGGACTGTTGCTTGGCGTCGCGCGCGGCAGCGCCGAGCCCCCCCGTCTCGTCGTCCTGCGCCATTCGCCTGCCGGGGCGCCGGAAGCCCCGGTGCTGGGTCTCGTCGGCAAGGGCGTGACGTTCGATACCGGTGGCATCTCGATCAAGCCCGCCGAAGGCATGGAACGCATGAAGGACGACATGGCGGGCGGCGCGGCCGTGGTGGCCGCCATGTGTGCCATCGCGCGCCTCGGGGCGCCGATTCGGGTCGTCGGGATCGTGCCGATGACGGAGAATATGCCGGGCGGCCGCGCGATCAAGCCTGGAGACATCCTGCGGGGCGCCGGCGGAAAGACCGTCGAGGTTTTGAACACCGATGCCGAGGGGCGGCTGATCCTCGGCGACGCGCTATGGTACGCGCAGCAGCTCGGCGCCACGCATCTGGTCGATGCCGCCACGTTGACGGGCGCGTGTGTGGTGGCATTGGGCAAGGTAGCGTCGGGAGCGTTCGGCCGGCCCGACGCATGGCGGGATACGGTGATCGAGGTCGCCAACCGCGCCGGCGATCGCGCGTGGCCCATGCCGCTTTATGACGAGTACGTCGAGCAGATGCGCAGCGAGGTTGCCGATCTGGTGAATGCCGGCAGCCGCGCCGGCGGTGCCTGCACGGCGGCGGCGTTCCTCAAGGAGTTCACCAACGGTCTGCCCTGGGTGCACCTGGACATCGCTGGCACGGCGTGGGCCGACGAGGCGAAGCCGTTTCAGCCGAAGGGGCCGATCGGCGTCGCGGTGCGAGCGCTCGCGGAGCTGCCGTTTACGTATCGACGCTGGTAGGCGTCACGCGCAGGTTCGCCGCATCTTCCTCGGCGTCGAGCGCGTCGCGGTGGCGCAGTCGCTTGAACAGGATCAGGCCGCCGCCGAGCAGCAATCCCATCACCGCGGCGGCCAGCAACAAGGCCCCGACCAGCCCGAGCGAGCCGACGACGACGTCCGCGATGGTCGTTTCGTGAACGGGCTGTTCGACGACCCGGACCACGATCGAGGTCGGCTGCTGGAGCACTCACCGATCTTACCGCGCAGCGACTGACCTCCCTGACGGGAAATCGCTACTGATTGGTGGCTTTCTTGCCCGCCGCGCCGTTCATCCGCTTCAAGCTCTGCTGGTAGTTCTGGATGGCATCCATCAGCGCCTGCGCGATCTGCTGCTTATAGGCCGCCGTCTTCAGCATCGCGGCGTCCTGCCTGTTGGTGACGAACGAGATCTCGGCGAGCACACTCGGCATCACCGCCCCGATCAGCACGACGAACGGCGCCTGCTTGACCCCGAGGTCGCGCAGCGTCTTGTTCTTCGCGGCGAGTTGCCGGGCCATCGACTTCTGCACGCTATCGGCGAACTCGCGCGATTCATTGCTCTTGTCGTGCAGCGCGATCGCTTTCACGATGTCGGGCAGGCTGTGCATCGGCTGTCCCGAGGCGGCGTTCTCGCGCGCGGCGACCGATTCGGCCTCGGGGTTGGTCGCAAAATTCAGATAGTAGGTTTCGATGCCGTGCGCCTGCGGGTTGCGGCTGGCGTTCGCGTGAATCGACAGGAACAGATCCGCCGACTCGCGGTTGGCGATCGCCGTCCGTTCTTCGAGCGGGATGAACACGTCGGTGTCGCGGGTCATCACCACGTCGATGTCGGCCTTTTCGAGAAGGGCGCGCAGCCGCAGCGCCACGTCGAGGGTCAGTTCCGCCTCGTTGATGCCGTTGCCGTGCGCGCCAGGATCGTGGCCGCCGTGGCCGGCGTCGATGACGACGCGTCCGACGCTCAGGCCCAGCTGGCGCGAGAGCGAGAACGAGCCGTTGGAATTGGCGGCCGGTGCCGCGGGTGTCAACGACGCGCGCGCCGGCTTCGACGGCAGCGGCCTTGGCTCGTTCGATTTCGGCTCGCTCCTGTCGCTGACCGCCGGTCTGGCGTCGGCGCGATCCATCGGCGCCGGCCCCTTGACCTCCGGACGTTCAACGGCTGGCGGCGGGGCGGGAAGCGTTGCCTTCGCCACCGTCGAGACCGGCATGGCGAGCGGTTCTCCCTTCGGCAGCGGCGGCACCGGCGGGGCAGTGAAGACGGCGGCCAAGGCCCTGGTCGGTGCGGGAGTGGGCGGCCCCGCGGCGTTCCGGACGGTCTTCGACGCCGCCATGCCGGTCGTCGCGGCCGGTCCGGCCTCGGCGGTGCCGGTGGCGCGTTGCAGGTCGATCACCAGACGATACGGCCCGTACAGCGGATAGACCGTGTACTCGCCGACACCATCCAGGTCGACGACCAGCCGCGTCGTGTTCTGCGGATGGCGGCCGAGGCGAATCTCTCTCACGAGGTTGTCGTCGAACTTCAGGGACGCGTCCTGCAGCGCCGGCACGGTCTTGACGTTCTTCAGGTCGAAGAACAGCCGCCGCGGATTGGCGATCTCTTCCTGGTGATAGGCGATCTCGCCCTCGAGCTCGACCGTCAACCGGACGCCATCGGGCAGCACGGTGCGCTTGACCTCCCTGAGCACGGTCACCCCCGCCGCCCCTGGATCGGATCGTGATTTTTGCGAGCCGGGACTGGCGGTCGTCGCTCCCGCCGATATCGGCGGGCCTTTCGCCGCAGGCGGCGGTACGGTGGCGCCGGACGGCGTCGACTTCGGATCGAGATCCGACACCGGCGCCGGCGGAGCCGCGGGGGCGCTCGCGGCGGGTGCCGTGGGGACGCTGTCGCTCAGATCCGTCAGCGCCGCGGGGACCCGCGCCACCAGCGTGCTCGACGGATACTGCGTCGTGAGTAGTGTCAGCAGGCGGGTCGCCGTCTTTCGGTCGGTCTCGTCGCCGAAGCGCTGATAGGCGAGCGCGGCCAGATTGCCGGCCTGCCAGAGCGCGTTGTCGGAGTAGCCGCTGGTCGGATGCCGGCGGACCAGCCCCTCGTACAACGCAATCACGCGTCGCATCTGCGGCAGCGTGGGGTGAGCGGCGGCATCGCGCACCAGCCGCTCCTGTGCCAGCGCGCGTGCATACGCCTCGCGCGGCGTGTCTGGGCCACCGGCTGCCGACAGCAGCGTGACAGAAGCCACGCTGGCAGCGACGACGAGCACGCCGAAGAATCGGAGTTTCATACAGTCCGCCTATCGAAGCTGTGCGTCCACTTCGTCGAAGTATTCCTTCTTGACCAGCACCTCGCGCGGCTTCCCGCCGGCTGCCGCGGAGACGAGGCCGTCCATTTCCATCATGTCGACCAGCCGCGCGGCGCGGCTGAAGCCGATGCGCAGCCGCCGTTGCAGGTACGAGATCGACGCCTGTCCGCTCGACACGACGATGCGCGCCGCCTCGTCGTAGAGCTCGTCTTTCTCGAACTCGATCTGCGCCTGCGCGCCCTTCTCGTCCGCCGTCACCGTGGTGTCGTAGGTGGGCTTGCCCTGTTTGCGCAGGAAACTCGCCAGCCGAGCGCTCTCCTGCTCCGAGATGTACGGACCGTGCAGCCGCACCAGCCGCGAGGAGGCCGGCGGCAGATAGAGCATGTCCCCCTTGCCGAGCAGCTGCTCGGCGCCGTTGCCGTCGAGGATCGTCCGCGAATCGATCTTCGTGGTGACCCGGAACGAGATGCGGGCGGGCATGTTGGCCTTGATCAAGCCGGTGATGACGTCGACCGACGGCCGCTGCGTCGCGAGCACGAGGTGGATGCCGATCGCCCGCGCCATCTGCGCCAGCCGGGCGATCGATTCCTCGACCTCGTTGCCGGCGACCATCATGAGATCGGCGAGCTCGTCGATGAGGACGACGATGTAGGGGAGAGGCTTCACCTCGTTGCCCTTCTCGTCGAAGACCGGCTCGCCCGGCTTCGTCTCCGCCTGCATCGCGCGGACGTTGCGGTTGAATTGCTCGATGTTGCGGACGCCGAAGGCCGCCAGCGTCTTGTAACGCTCCTCCATCTCGCGCACGGCCCAGCGCAGCGCGTTCGCCGCCAGCTTGGGATCCATCACCACTGGCGTCAGCAGATGCGGGATGTCCTCGTACATGCCCAGCTCGAGGCGCTTGGGATCGACCATGATGAAGCGCACGTCGTCAGGTGTCGCGCGCATCAGGATGCTGGTGATCATCGCGTTGACGCTCACCGACTTGCCGGCGCCCGTCGATCCCGCGATCAGCAGGTGGGGCATCGTCGCCAGGTCGCTCACGAAGGGCTCGCCATGGATGGTCTTGCCCATCGCGAGGGTGAGCTTCGAGGGAGAGCGCTTGTAGGCGTCGGACTCGAGCAGCTCGCGGAGCGAGATGGCTTCGCGATTCGGGTTGGGGATCTGGATGCCGACCGTGGACTTTCCGGGGATGCGGTCGATGATCACCGACTCGGCCTCCATCGCCAGGCACAGGTCGTCGGCGAGGCCGGTGATCTTGCTGTATTTCACGCCCGCGTCCGGTTTGAACTCGTAGGTGGTGACGACCGGTCCCGGATGAATCTGCACGACCGTGCCTTCGACCGAGAACTCGCGGCACTTCTCCTCGAGCAGGCGCGCGCCGTCCATCAACTGGCGCTCGTCGATCTTCCGCTCTCCCTTGGGGGCGTCGAGCAGCGAGTTCGGCGGCAGCGCGAACGCGCCTTTGCGCCGTTCTACCTTCTCCGGATCGGTCAGTGGCAGCGCCATCTCCCGATCGGCCGGGTCGGGGATAGCGGCGGGCACCGGCTTTCTGATCGCCGGCGGCGTCGGCTTCGACGAGGCCGCTTTCAAGGCCGCGGCGGCAGCGGTGACCAGAGCGGCGGTCTTCGACCTGGATGTGGCGGCAGGGCCCGCCTGGACCGGTGCACCGCGGGCAGGCTCGCGGACGGCCGATCGCGCCGCATCCGCCGAAGGCACGCGCGCCGCATCGCCGCCGGCGGCGGCCGAATTGAGCCGCGCCAGGAACGGGGGCGGCATCTCCTTCGTGTCCCGCTCCTTCGCGTCCTTCGCCTCCTTCGTGTCCTTTCCCTTCGTGTCCTTCCCCCCTAGATGTTTGCGGAGCACTTCCTGGCGCTCTTCCTCCCGAACCTTCGACTCCTTGCGTTGCTGGCGGGCGTCCTGCATCGCTGCCCATCGTTCCTTGGCCACCTGCGCAAGTGAGGCGAACAGCCGCCCGAACGAGAAGTGGGTCGACAGGATGATCGCGGCGAAGAGCAGCGTCAGGATCAGGATGATCGAGCCGGTCCGGTTGAGGTAGTCGGCCAGGAAAGCCGCGAGCCTGTCGCCGGTCACGCCGCCAGCGCGGAACTCCTTGCCGCCGACGTCGAGGGCGCCGAAGGCCAGCGACAGGAACGACGAAAAGCACCCGAGGAGCAGCGCGGCGCCGGCGAGTTTCGTGTATGCGGCATCGACGGCGCGGCACCAGAAGTAATGCCACCCGGCGACCACCAGGACCAGCGGGATCAGATACGCGGCGTAGCCGAGGAGCTGGTACGACAGCTCGCCGACGAACGCGCCGACGCGTCCGGCGAAGTTCGCCGGGGCCGCATCCGAGCCGGTGTTGAAGAACCACACCGGGTCCGACGCGCTGTAGCTGGCCAGCGAGATGAGCCAGATGAGCGCCGCGGCGAACAGCGCCACCCCCAGAAATTCGCTGACGCGCCGCGACAGGCCAGTCGGCGCCATCAGATCTCCATGACCACCGGCAGGACGAACGGCCGGAGCCCGGAACGCTTGCGGAAGAACCGCTGCAGGTCCACTCGAATCTTCTCCTTGATCAACCCGGGGTCCGTGCGTTCCTCGAGGCTCGCCCCGTCGATCGCCGCCCCCACCAGACCCGGAATCTCCTTCAGCAGCGCCTCGGTCCGGGCATCCAATACGAACCCGCGCGTGATCACATCGGGCGTTTCCTCGAGCGCTCCCGACTGGCGGCTGATCGCCACGACCGGCACCACCAGCCCGTCGCCCGCCAGATGGCGGCGGTCGCGGAGCACCTCGTCGCCAACCTCGCCGCTCCGGGTCCCGTCGATCAGCGTCCGTCCGGACGGCACTTTTTCGACGATCCGGGCTCCCTCGGCGTCCACCCGGATGCGGTCCCCGTTCTCTGCCAGCACGACCTTAGTACCGGGGGACGCCATCTTCGCCACCGCGGCGTGACGGGCCAGTTGCCGGTACTCTCCATGTATCGGAACGAAGTAGCGCGGTCTGACCAGGGCGAGCATCAGTTTGAGCTCTTCCTCGCTGCCATGCCCCGACACGTGGACGTGCTTGATGCCTTCGTAGACGATCTCGGCGCCCCGCCGGGCCAGATGGTTCATGACCCTCCCGATCGCCTTCTCGTTGCCCGGGATCTCGCGTGCCGAGAACACCACCACGTCATCGGGATCGACCTTGGCGTACCGGTGATCGTCGATGGCGATGCGGGGCAGCGCCGCCTGGGGTTCCCCCTGCGATCCCGTGCAGATGCAGACGACGTCCTGCGACGGATACTCGCGAATCTCGCTGTCTCGGATCTGTACGCCAGGGGGGATCCGGAGGAAGCCAAGCCGCTGGGCGATCTGGGTGTTGTCGATCACGCCGCGCCCGACGAACGCCACCTTGCGGTCGAACTGGTCGGCGAGATCCACCAGGATTTGCATCCTGTGGAGGCTCGACGAGAACAGCGCGACGATGATCCGGCCGCGGGCGCTCGAGTAGATCTCCTCGAAACCGTCCGTCACGTCGCGCTCGGAGCCGCTGAATCCCTTGCGCTCGATGTTGGTGCTGTCGCCCAACATGATCAGCACCCCCTGCGAGCCCAGCTCAGCAAAGCGGTGCAGGTCCATCGGGGCGCCGTCGAGGGGGGTCTGGTCGATCTTGAAATCGCCGGTGTGCAGGACGACCCCGGCAGGCGTGTGGATGGCGACGGCGGCGCAGTCGGGCATGCTGTGGGTCACGCGGAGGAACTCGAGCGTGAAGCTGCCGACGTCGATTCTCTGTCGCGGCGTGACTTCGATCAGCTGGGTCGTGCTGTCGGGTGCCCGCGATTCGAGCTTTCCCTCGAGCAGCGCCAGGGTCAGCTTGGTGCCATAGATCGGTCCGTCGATGTAGGGAAGGACGTGCGGCACCGCGCCGATGTGGTCCTCGTGACCGTGCGTCAGCACCAGCGCCTGGATCCGGTACTTCTGCAGCGGGCGCAGGTCGGGAATGATGAGGTCCACGCCAAGCAGGTCGGGCTCGGGGAACATCACGCCCGCATCGACGAGAATCGCCGTCTCGCCGCAAGCCACGAGCATCATGTTCATGCCGAAGTCGCCGAGCCCGCCGAGCGGGATCAGATCGAGCGGTGGCACACCCGTCGTTTCCGAACCGTTGAGCAAACGAGATCCCAGCCTTGAAAGAAAGAAAAAAACAACGCGTCGCAGGACACGCCGCGGCTGGC
Proteins encoded in this region:
- a CDS encoding acetyl-CoA C-acetyltransferase; translation: MGNAVILSACRTPIGSFGGVFRDLSAADLGAVVIREAIRRAEIEAVELGDVVMGCVLQAGAGMNVARQAALKAGVPVEVPAETVNRVCGSGLQAVVHAVEAVNSGFIDLMLAGGTESMSQAPYLMSGARWGYRMGNAEVVDSMLSEGLTCSINGCHMGMTAEEIARRFTVGRVEQDAFAAESQARAVRAVASGVFDKEIVAVPVPQRKGPPLAVTRDEYPRAGTSAETLAALKPAFTKGGAVTAGNSSGINDGAAALVVATESWARAHGRRPLARVLAYCTVGVDPMIMGMGPVEAMRRAVARAGLTLDDLDAIELNEAFAAQSLAVIRELKLDPDKVNVHGGAIALGHPIGASGARVLTTLVHVLQARGGGRGAASLCIGGGMGTAMVIEAA
- a CDS encoding M67 family metallopeptidase, producing MRIRQDAFDRIVAHAVEEKPNECCGLLIGSATLVHDVVRARNLRKSPTKFQVEPADHFAAVRRARAAGLEVIGAYHSHPNGPSGPSETDRLRLGDPTLIHVIVSLAHGTRTVRAFRFNGEGAFSQLEFVPVP
- a CDS encoding leucyl aminopeptidase, which gives rise to MPTIRLFSDGPGSTDTDLLVFPLFEGETIADSVAGLDEATGGAIARAAASGELRGRLFDLFLTPSAGKSWKADRVAVIGAGKAADFTTERLRKVASAAALAARTRRIKRIAFVLRGRWDGSEGAQAVAEGLVLAAFSGDLYKSGERQGPPPEELIVVAAAAAEDKAATEAAVQRGRILGEASNFARELANEPSNVLTPTSFADRAAAAGREAGLAVEILDEPAIEKLGMGLLLGVARGSAEPPRLVVLRHSPAGAPEAPVLGLVGKGVTFDTGGISIKPAEGMERMKDDMAGGAAVVAAMCAIARLGAPIRVVGIVPMTENMPGGRAIKPGDILRGAGGKTVEVLNTDAEGRLILGDALWYAQQLGATHLVDAATLTGACVVALGKVASGAFGRPDAWRDTVIEVANRAGDRAWPMPLYDEYVEQMRSEVADLVNAGSRAGGACTAAAFLKEFTNGLPWVHLDIAGTAWADEAKPFQPKGPIGVAVRALAELPFTYRRW
- a CDS encoding N-acetylmuramoyl-L-alanine amidase — translated: MKLRFFGVLVVAASVASVTLLSAAGGPDTPREAYARALAQERLVRDAAAHPTLPQMRRVIALYEGLVRRHPTSGYSDNALWQAGNLAALAYQRFGDETDRKTATRLLTLLTTQYPSSTLVARVPAALTDLSDSVPTAPAASAPAAPPAPVSDLDPKSTPSGATVPPPAAKGPPISAGATTASPGSQKSRSDPGAAGVTVLREVKRTVLPDGVRLTVELEGEIAYHQEEIANPRRLFFDLKNVKTVPALQDASLKFDDNLVREIRLGRHPQNTTRLVVDLDGVGEYTVYPLYGPYRLVIDLQRATGTAEAGPAATTGMAASKTVRNAAGPPTPAPTRALAAVFTAPPVPPLPKGEPLAMPVSTVAKATLPAPPPAVERPEVKGPAPMDRADARPAVSDRSEPKSNEPRPLPSKPARASLTPAAPAANSNGSFSLSRQLGLSVGRVVIDAGHGGHDPGAHGNGINEAELTLDVALRLRALLEKADIDVVMTRDTDVFIPLEERTAIANRESADLFLSIHANASRNPQAHGIETYYLNFATNPEAESVAARENAASGQPMHSLPDIVKAIALHDKSNESREFADSVQKSMARQLAAKNKTLRDLGVKQAPFVVLIGAVMPSVLAEISFVTNRQDAAMLKTAAYKQQIAQALMDAIQNYQQSLKRMNGAAGKKATNQ
- a CDS encoding DNA translocase FtsK → MAPTGLSRRVSEFLGVALFAAALIWLISLASYSASDPVWFFNTGSDAAPANFAGRVGAFVGELSYQLLGYAAYLIPLVLVVAGWHYFWCRAVDAAYTKLAGAALLLGCFSSFLSLAFGALDVGGKEFRAGGVTGDRLAAFLADYLNRTGSIILILTLLFAAIILSTHFSFGRLFASLAQVAKERWAAMQDARQQRKESKVREEERQEVLRKHLGGKDTKGKDTKEAKDAKERDTKEMPPPFLARLNSAAAGGDAARVPSADAARSAVREPARGAPVQAGPAATSRSKTAALVTAAAAALKAASSKPTPPAIRKPVPAAIPDPADREMALPLTDPEKVERRKGAFALPPNSLLDAPKGERKIDERQLMDGARLLEEKCREFSVEGTVVQIHPGPVVTTYEFKPDAGVKYSKITGLADDLCLAMEAESVIIDRIPGKSTVGIQIPNPNREAISLRELLESDAYKRSPSKLTLAMGKTIHGEPFVSDLATMPHLLIAGSTGAGKSVSVNAMITSILMRATPDDVRFIMVDPKRLELGMYEDIPHLLTPVVMDPKLAANALRWAVREMEERYKTLAAFGVRNIEQFNRNVRAMQAETKPGEPVFDEKGNEVKPLPYIVVLIDELADLMMVAGNEVEESIARLAQMARAIGIHLVLATQRPSVDVITGLIKANMPARISFRVTTKIDSRTILDGNGAEQLLGKGDMLYLPPASSRLVRLHGPYISEQESARLASFLRKQGKPTYDTTVTADEKGAQAQIEFEKDELYDEAARIVVSSGQASISYLQRRLRIGFSRAARLVDMMEMDGLVSAAAGGKPREVLVKKEYFDEVDAQLR
- a CDS encoding ribonuclease J; translated protein: MLNGSETTGVPPLDLIPLGGLGDFGMNMMLVACGETAILVDAGVMFPEPDLLGVDLIIPDLRPLQKYRIQALVLTHGHEDHIGAVPHVLPYIDGPIYGTKLTLALLEGKLESRAPDSTTQLIEVTPRQRIDVGSFTLEFLRVTHSMPDCAAVAIHTPAGVVLHTGDFKIDQTPLDGAPMDLHRFAELGSQGVLIMLGDSTNIERKGFSGSERDVTDGFEEIYSSARGRIIVALFSSSLHRMQILVDLADQFDRKVAFVGRGVIDNTQIAQRLGFLRIPPGVQIRDSEIREYPSQDVVCICTGSQGEPQAALPRIAIDDHRYAKVDPDDVVVFSAREIPGNEKAIGRVMNHLARRGAEIVYEGIKHVHVSGHGSEEELKLMLALVRPRYFVPIHGEYRQLARHAAVAKMASPGTKVVLAENGDRIRVDAEGARIVEKVPSGRTLIDGTRSGEVGDEVLRDRRHLAGDGLVVPVVAISRQSGALEETPDVITRGFVLDARTEALLKEIPGLVGAAIDGASLEERTDPGLIKEKIRVDLQRFFRKRSGLRPFVLPVVMEI